A segment of the Hoeflea ulvae genome:
CGGTTGGATCTGGTGCTTACCCATGTTTCGGAACCGATCGACGGGTTCCATGTCAGCCCGGTGCTCAAAGATGAGGTGGCGATTGTCGCCAGCTGGGCGCATCCGCTGGCCTCCCGCGAAGTTCAGGTGGCCGATCTCGCCGATTACAACTGGGTGCTGCCCACGGAATCGGCCATTCTACCGTGGCTGAAGGACCTGTTCCATCGGCACGGCTGCCCCGCTCCCATGGCGCAGGTGAAGGCCACCTCGATCCTCTACCTGCCTTCGCTCATCGGCGGCACGCAACTGCTGAGCCTTTTATCGACCAGAAACCTCAAGGACGATGTCACAGGCCAGCACCTCACCGAGATCAATGTTGCAGGTGAACGGCTTCAACGCTCATTCGCACTCGTCTGCCGCTCGCCAGAAAGCCTTTCCCCGGCCGCCCGCAGCCTCTTTGGCATCATCCTCGACGCCTCGCCCCCCACGGCTCGTGATTCTTGGCGGACTTTCTGGTTGTTATGGCCGACTTCGCAATCCGGCGCGGCTCAGGAAACTCGGGAAATAGCTGCCAGTACGGAGCTTCGGAGTACGGAGCTTCGGAATGCGCAGCTCGACGGTGCCCGTCCCGTTAGCGCCTCACCCCATTCGCGGTCGCGATAGGCGCGCTCGGCAAGCGGGAAGCCATTGTTTTTACAATTGAATGCCAAGCGACAGCACTGGGCAAGGATGTCGCGGCAATCGGATCTGCCCTTTCGGGTTGAGTGTAGAAGGCATATGCAGTTAAAAATCGGGACCGGCATCCTTGGCTCTCTGAAGGTGGACCGTCATGGCATGGGCTGCTCCCTGCAGGTCCTCCCGCTCCAGTTCATCAAGGATCTCCAGATGTTCGAGGCAGGACCCCTGCAACCTTCCGGTGTTCAAGAGGGAGCTGTATTCGAGCAGTCGCCGAAGCCGGTTCTGCTGTAAAACAGATTGGACCAGGAAGCGGTTGCCAGAGCATTTCGCGATAAAATTATGGAAATCCTCGTCCAGCGCAAACAGATCAGCGGCACTCCTGGCGACTTCGCTGGAGTGAATGACTCTGGTGTGCCGCTCGCGCAGCGCCGATCCTCCGGCGCGGTCAAACCGGAATGTTGAGACAAGGAGACATTGTGGCTCAACCACCAGGCGAAAATCATAGCTTTCATCATGGGCCTGAGAAGAGTTGAGCGTGGGCTCGAACTGCCAGCCATATCCCGGCATTCTCGAAACGACGCCGTCATCGGACAAGCTGTTCAATATCCGCTGGGTGGACAGCCGCCCGAGACCGTATCTCTTTCGAATATCGCCTTCGCTCATATCCTTGGGAAGAGTGCCCTCGAACCAATCTCGAGCAATCGTCTCTTTGATTTTCTCGTCATCGGTTTTTGGCAGGGTTTTGAGGAAATTTTCACAGGCTGCCTTGTCCGCAGTGACGAAGAAACCGCGATTGGCTTGGCTGTCTACCAAATCGGCGTCCAGCAAAAGGCCCAAAGCAGCCCGGACCGGCGAGCGTGAGACGCGGAACATTTCCGACAACGCAGCTTCTCGCAGGTGCTCACCTCTTTGGATGGACCCTTCACTAATGGCCCTAGCAATTTTTTCGGCAAGTTGAAGTTGAAGGTCGCTTGCTGGAGTATTCATGAAATGCACATCGTCTGAGCGGAGCTGCTTTTGTCAACAATCCGGCGCATTATAGGGCAGGCATAGAAAAAAGCTTGGGATTATTGAAGCGTCGAAGGACATTTTCCGTCATACGCGCGATTTCATTGTCATATCCGTTCCAGGCAACCGACCCTGCCCAGGCAATCGATCCGGTCGAGAAAACCGCCCCTCCACCCGTGGTCTCGAAGAACGTCAGATCTGCACGGATGATTTCTGCCTGCGTTCCGGTCCAGTCCGGCGTCGGATCCAGCAAGTCTTCGGGTGTCATGAGATAGATGTCGGTATGCCGCACCGACGATGCCAGCACCACCGCATGCTCCGGGGTGCCCTGGGCAATATCCGCACGATCCAGCTCTAGTCCGGCCGCACCGCCGCCCGCCAGTCCGAAATCTCCGATAACAGACCGGTCAATGCCATCGAAGATGAAGGCTGTGCGACTGGTCTTTGCTTCGGGATTGACCACATAGGGTTCGGATATGTCGAAGCCCTGGCTTGTCATCCCCACTCCGCAAAGACGGTTTGGCGGATGCCCGTTGCGTCGCCACAGCCCGCCATATTCGCCGGTGAAGGCATGATAGAACTGACCGTGGCCAGGCTCCCAGGGGCGAATGCCTGCTTCCGAGCGGCGGCATTCCATAATACCGGGCATGTCCTCGTTGAAGCTCACCACCCAGTAAAAGCCGTTGCCGCCAAGATACATCAACCGGCCGCCCCGCTCGGTGAAGCTCTGCACCGCTTCAATCATGTTGCGCGTGTAGTACTCGGGATGACTGCCGGTGATCACCACATTGTAGCGCGACAGCAGCCGCAGGCCTTCTTCGTGAATGTCTTCGTCGGTGATGACATCAAAATCCTGCCCGATGTGATCGAGCCATCCTGTTATGTGGGTGTCGGCGTTGAACTGCCAGATGTTGGAGCCCAGCCCGCCCAGAAAGGATTTGACCTTGGGCTGCATGTCCACAATCGGGCGCAGGCGAGAGCTATGGAACACTCCGCTGTCATCGTCATGCATCTCATAGACAGAAAAACCAATTCCGGGATTGTCCTGCAGGAAGAGGTGGTGACGGTCGAGCTCGACGGCACGCCCCATTCCTATCTCCGTGCCCGGCACGTCCATACCGAGCCGGTGGTTAGCATAGGCCATGTAGCTGCAGGTCGGGAAGAGGAATGCAATGGTGTTGCCTGTTGGCTTGCTGCGCGGCGGGCGAACAACGAAGACACAATAATACGCGTCCTCTTCAACGCCGTCGGGCACCAGCCGGACCGCGTAGATGCCGCTTTCGAGATCGACGGGGAGGGACAGTGCAAACTCTACGTCCCAGGCCGCGTCGTAGACATCGGTCGCGTGAAAATGAATCGCCGAGTAAAGCTCGGGCCTTTTCTTCCAGTCAAGCTCCTGCCCCCTCCACAACCACCCGGTCATCGCGCGTTTGGGGGCGTTGTGTATCCTTCCGTGCAATCGATAAGGCGAGATGTCGCAAATCGTCTGCGTCGTCATTTTCTCCGAAAAGTTCCAGGCCGCGACCAGATCACTCTGGCGGCGCAGCGTCGAGAAATCTGCCAGCAAGGTGCGCAATGTCTCAGGCGCTACAACTGAATTGAACAGTGCCGGCCGATCTATCTTGCCATCGTAGAAATCGCAAAACGGACCTTCACGGGTGCGTGTAGCCGCAATTATGCACTCATCGGCACGACCATCGACGATCGCTGAGATGGTTTGCGTGTTAGGTGCCGCCAGCCTGGTGGCGGATTCGTTGTCAACAATCAGACTCAGGCTTGCGGTACCGCTCTGCACTTCATAGGACAGGGAAACGATTTGCCAACAGGCCACTGACATGCACGCTGTGCTGCGAAGGCTTGCCATGCCGCAGGTTCCGCTCAAGTGACCTTCCGCATCAATTCGCAGACTCGCCACACCGGGTAGTGAAATTATCACACGGTCGCGGCCGGTTATCAGTGTCGGCTTGACGACAGCGGCAAGGGTGAAGCTTGAAAGGCTGCCGATCACGTCTTGGCCGGGCACGATGACGCAGGAGCCCGGCCGGAATGGTTGCGCCTTGGCTTTGCGGGTTCCACCCAGATCCAGGTCAATCAGGTCATCCTTGTACCCCGGCCCCTCGGGATTTGTGTCCCCCTGAATGATCCGCCGCAGGTCCGCGGTATACTCTCTCGCGCCGAAGGAGGACACCATCACATCAAGCGTTTCCCCCGGCGCGATCGACAGCTTGTCAGTGTAGCCAACTATTGGCAGCATGGGTTGTGTCCTGTCAGGTTGATTGCGAAAGATAGGGGTCCAAATTCTGACCGGTCAGGTCTCTCCATCGGCGCTTGAAGATGTCGCGCTCGGCGTCAATCAGATCGGTATATGTGATGCCCGCAACCAGCTCGATCTTGGCGCCGCGGCGTGCCGGCAAACGACCCAGCTGCCAAAGTCCATAACGTTCCTTCACCACCAGAACATATTTGAACGATCCGTGCGGGCCCCGCATGCGGTTCAGGACGCGTTGCAAGCCGGGACTGTGATAGCCGATCGGGGCGGCCATGAATTCCCGTGCAAACGGAAGGTCTTCTTCTGTCAGCTGATACCGCGCCATAGCTAGCCTCAACAAAATAGGAAATGGGGCGCCAGACGCGGCGCCCCAAAGGAATGTAAGCGTTCAGTTGGTTTTCACATGATCCCATGCGCGTGTGTAAAGACGCAGGTCCTTACCCAAGTCGTCAAAGATTTCAAGCTTCGCGCGGACATCCGCCGGAGGGTTCACTGAAGGATTGTCCTTGAGTTCCGGAGGCAGCAATTTGATTGCAGCGGTGTTGACCGATCCGTTTGTCAGGCGTTCTGTATTCATTGCGGAGATGTCGGGCCGCATGAGGAACTCAAGGAATTTCAACGCATTGTCACGGTTGGGCGCAGACTCGAGCATGCAAATATCTTCCTGATACATCGTGGCCCCCTCTTCGGGAATCACAAAGCCGAGCAAATCTGGATTTTGGTTGACGTTGAGAACCGCGCCGACATAGTAATGCGATGCTGCAACGTCACCGGCGGTAACCAGCGGGATGACATCATAGCGGAACGCGCCGATATTCGGTTTCTGTTTCAGAATATACTCTTCAGCTGCGGCAATCTCGTCCGGATTTGTCGAGTTGACGGAAGAGCCGGTCATGATCAGGCCAACACCGAGCGTTTCGCGCAGATCGTCCAGCATGGTGACTTTCCCGGGATTGGCGGCCGCGTAGTCGAAGAACTGCTGCCAGGATGTCAGTTCGGGAATCATCTCTTTGTTGTAGAAAATGCCAACAGCGCCCCATGCATATGGCAGGCAATATTCTGCATTTGGATCTTCTTTTGATCTGATGGAGCCGGGGTCGATGTTTTCGAATCCCGGCATCTTGTTCACGTCCGTCTTCTGCAGCAATCCGATTTTTTGCATGACGTCATGCATGTGGACCGACGGCCAGACCAGATCGTAACCCGTGGCACCCGCCTGCAGTCGGGCCAGCAACTCTTCGTTAGTTGAATAGGTATCCAGCGTCACCTCGACCCCGAATTCCTCGCTGAACTTCTCGATGACCGTGGGGTTGATATAGTCACCCCAGTTGTAAAGCCTCAGATTCCCCTCGGCGGATGCGGCGGTGGACAGCCCCATGGCACCGGTGAGCGCGATACTCGCAAGTTTCGCTACCGTTTTTATGTTCATGGCTTTCTTCTCCTTTGTTGGATGGCTTCGTGTCAGGATTTTCGGCTGCGCAGATAAAGGCCCAACGCAGCGACCAGGAATGAGAACGTGAGCAGCAACACGGCCAGCGCGTTGATCTGGGGTCTCAGACCCCGGCGCATCATGGCAAGGATGAACAGCGGCAAGGTTTGGGAGCCAACACCGGCGATGAAATAGGTGATCACCACATCGTCGAGCGAGATGATGAAGGCCAGCAGGAATCCGCCAACGACACCAGGCATGATCTGCGGCAAGGTGATCCGGCGGAATGTGGTGATCGGACCGGCGCCAAGGTCCGCCGAGGCTTGCTCCAGACTTGTATCCATTCCCGCCAGCCGCGAACTGACCACGACGAAGACATAGCTCGACAGGAAGGTCGTGTGCCCGATGATCACAGTCGCCAGGCTGAGTTCAAATCCCGCACCGACGAAAAAGATCAACAGCGCAATGCCAAGAACGATGTCGGGGACGATCATCGGCAGGATCAGCATCGCCTGGTAGAATTTCTTGCCAACGAAATTGAAACGTTGAAGGGCAATGGCCGTCGCCGTGCCGATAGCGGTCGATATGGTGCTCGCCGTCAGAGCCACCAGGGCGCTGGTCTTGACGACATTGAAAATACGCTCGGGTGATTCAGTGAAGGCCGCGTCGAACGCAGATTGTGAATTGGCGCCGCCGAAGATGGTCAGATACCAGTCGAATGTGAACTCGGTCCAGACCGCCATATTGATGGAATTGGCATTGAACGAATAGACGAATATCAGGGCCAGCGGCATGTACAGGAAGGCAAGGAAGAAAAACCCGTAGCCTTTGAAGAGTTTGGTCCAGATGGAAAGGGCAAGGATCTTGTCCAGCACTATGCGACTCCTCGTGCTTCAGCCCGGTTTTGACGGCTGATCTGGAACATCACAACAATTACCACCGCCGCCATGATCAGCAGCGCCAAGGCTGCGCCAAACGGCCAGTCACGCGATTGCAGGAATGACCGTTCGATCAGGTTGCCGGTCATCTGCACCTTCGACCCTCCGAGAAAGGAGGGAACGATAAAATTGCCAAGCGCCGGGATGAAAACGATAACCGACCCGCCAATGATCCCGGGTGCGGTCAGCGGCAGCACCACGCGGCGGAAGGTTTGAAGCGAATTGGCGCCAAGATCCTGCGAGGCGCGCAGCAGCGAATAGTCGAGCTTTTCCACATTCGCGTAAATTGGCAAAAACATGAACGGCGTCAGGATATAGACCATGCCGATGATCACGGAAAAATTGGAGAACAGCAGATCCAGCGGTTCGACGATCAGCCCGGTAGATTGCAGAATTGTATTGAAAAATCCGGTCGGTCGCAGAAGCAGCAGCCAGGCATAGATCCGGACAAGCATATTGGCGAAGAACGGCAGAGTGATCATGAACAGGGCCATGTTCTTTCTGGTCCCCTTCATCCTGCTCACCCAGAAGGCTGCTGGATAGCACAACAGGAAAGTTCCGATCACCGTCATGACTGCAATCTGGACGGATTCGAGAAAGATCATCAGATAGATCGGCTCGAACTCTTCATAAGCATTGAGCGGCCAGCCGAGGATACGTCCGTAATTGTAAGGGTACCAAGTCCATTCCACCCCGCCATAAAGGCCTGGCTCCAGAAAGCTGTAGACCACCATGATCGCCAACGGGATCAGAAAAAAGACGCCGACCAACAGCGTGAACGGAGCCAGAAGCAGAAACAGTGTCCGGCGGCGACGTTTGGCGAGGGCTCCGCTGTCCAAGATGTCAGCCCCCCGTGCTTTCGATCAAATGCGCGGCCTCAGGCGAGTAGTACAGTTTGACCTCGGCGCCTGTATGAAAATCCTCGCCTGTCGCACCTTTGTTGTGCCGATGGCGCACCAGCGCGGTACGCCCCAGTCCGACATCAACATGCAACTGCATATCCGAACCAACGAAAAGACAATTGGTCACCGTGCCGGGCACGAAGATGTCTTCGTCAGCGCCGCTCAATGGAGACAGCGTCAGATGTTCGGGGCGCAAGACCATGCTCACATGGTCACCGGATGTGAAGCGGTCGGACTTCGCCAGAAGCTCGCGTCCGTTGCCGGTGCGCAGAGTCAGATAGCCGCCATCGGCCTTGATGATCTTGCCGGTAAAAATGTTGCTTCGGCCAACGAAGTTGGCAACGAATTCATTGGCCGGGGCGTCGTATATCTCTTTCGGGCCGGCGAGTTGCTGTACTTTGCCCTGCGAGACAACCGCGATGCGGTCCGACATCGCCAGTGCCTCATCCTGGTCATGCGTGACGAAGACAAAAGTGATTCCCACCGAGTGCTGGAGGTTCTTCAGCTCGACCTGCATTGTCTCGCGCATTTTGCGGTCCAAGGCTGATAGCGGCTCGTCAAGCAACAAGACCCTTGGCTTGAGCACCAGCGACCGCGCCAGGGCTACCCGTTGCTGCTGGCCGCCAGAGAGCTGTCTGGGTTCGCGTCCGCCAAATCCGGACAGCCCGACGAGATCCAGCATCTCGTTAACCCGAGCGTTGCGTTCCTTTTTGTCGGTACCGGCGACATCAAGGCCGTAGCCCACATTGTCCGAGACATCCATGTGCGGAAAAAGCGCATAGTTCTGAAAGACTGTATTGAAGGGTCTTCGGTGGGCCGGGACTTGTCTCAGACTTACACCCTCAAACACGATGTCGCCCACATCAAGGTCTTCGAACCCCGCGATACATTTCAGCAATGTCGTCTTGCCACAGCCCGAAGGTCCGAGAAGCGTGAGGAATTCATTGTTCTTGATATCAATCGAGACGCCATCAAGCGCTTTGACCTCGCCTCCTCCCGGCATACGGTAGAATTTGGAGGCTGACGAAATTCTTAGGAAACTATCCACTCAGACCTCTCGAAGGACGCTGTGACTTCTCTCGTTGGCGCTGTATTTGTAGCATCTGAAAATACAAAAACTCAAGCCCGAAATAGTGTATATCCTTCCCAGGACACGACAAAAGAGGCTGAAACTGATGAAAAAACGGGCAAGAGAGTTGGGAATGCTGTTTCGAGGCACGCCGGGTCACCGAAACACAATCCTGGATGTGGAGGGAATTCTGGTGGGGCAGGTGTCGCTTTCCCGATCTCAATCGCCTGACAGCGGGCAGATCCGTACCGGCGTCACGGCGATTTTGCCGAGAGGATTTACCCACCCCCCAAGCCAGTGCTGGCTGGCCAGTTCTCGCTCAATGGCAATGGTGAAATGACCGGAAGCCACTGGATCCGTGATGCCGGCCAGTTTCTCGGGCCCATCTGCCTGACGAATACGCACAGTGTCGGAATAGCCCATCACGCGACCGTCAAATGGATGATCACCCATTATGCCGAGGAGTTCCGGCAAAATCACATCTGGGCTATGCCCGTAATCGCGGAAACATATGATGGCGTTTTAAATGACATCAACGCTCAATATGTGACCGAAGGCCATGTGCTTGAGGCGATTTCATCTGCCGGTACGGAGCCGGTGGCCGAGGGCAACTCCGGCGGTGGCACCGGCATGATATGCTACGAATTCAAAGGCGGAACGGGGACATCCTCCAGGGTTCTTCACATTGACGGCAGCCCATTCACCATAGGCGTCTTGGTGCAGGCCAACCACGGCATCCGCGACTGGCTGACGGTTTTGGGCGAACCGGTCGGGTCCGTCATGCAGGACAATCGCTTGATGGACCGCGAGTCCGGATCAATCATCGTCATTGTCGCGACAGACCTTCCCATGCGCCCGGACCAGCTCGAGCGACTCGCACGGCGGGCAGCCATTGGGATCGGACGCTCGGGGACACCGGGCGGCAACAATTCTGGCGATATATTTCTGGCCTTCAGTACTGCCAATCCGCAAGAGTTGCCGGGATGCGGGGCACCATTCCACACTCTCGAACACGTCAGTGATGACCATCTCGACTGCGTCTATCTCGCCGCGGTCGAAGCGACGGATGAAGCGATCATCAATGCCTTGGTCGCGGCTCAGGATACACCGACGTTCAAGCCCCCGGGCCATATCTGCAAGGCGATCGACACAGGTCAGCTTGTGCGCCTTTTGCGCAGCGCCGGAAAATGTACCTAAATCGCCGCCGTGCGCATGGGGCCGCGGCTGAAACGGTTATGGTTCCGTCAAGACGGTTCAAGACGACATCGCGCCACGGATACATCATGGCGCCAAACATCGCGAGCGGACGATCGCAAGACCTGCTGAAATGCGGGACTTTTTGGCCTGTCACCGAAGAAAGGCAAGATGACGCAAGCAGATTTATATCTGCTTGACGAAACCCTTTATCGCCGCTCCCGGCCTATCGAAACCCGTCAGAGGCCGACATCGGAAAAGACTTCCACCATCGTCTCTTCGAGAATATCGAAGATTTCATCTATTTCTTTTTCGGTGATGATGAAGGCAGGGCCGAGAACGATCGCAGCGCCGAGAGGCCGGCAAATAAGCCCCTTCTCCAGCGCCTTGTTTGCGATCCGCTCGGAAATCTGAAGCTCACTGGGCAAGGCCTGCTTTGTTTTCTTGTCCGCAACGATTTCGACCGCGCCCATCAGGCCGACGCCGCGCGCTTCTCCCGCGTATTTATGCTCGCCAAGTTTGCGCAACCGCTGCATGAAATGTGGGCTCACCTTGACCACGTTTTCCATCAACCCCTCATTCTCGATCACCTCAATCGACTTGAGAGCGACCGCGCAACCCAACGGATTGCCGCCAGCCGTGAAGCCATGGGGAAACTCCTCGGCTTCCTCCGATACCCGGATCAGTTCCTCGCTGAGCTCCTTGCCCAGAATGACAGCTCCCATCGGGAAATACCCTGCCGTAATGCATTTTGACGCCACTATGGCGTCGGGTTCCATGTTGTATTTAACGCTGCCCCACATGGTGCCAGTGCGGCCAAAGCCACAAATCACTTCATCCGCGATCAGGGGAATTTTATATTTGCGAAGGATCGGTCGAATTTCCTCGAAATAGCCCTCCGACGGAGGAATGACGCCGCCCGCTCCCTGCACCGGCTCAGCAAACATGCCCGCGATAGTGTCGGCGCCTTCCTTGATGATCAGCTCTTCCAGATTGCGCGCCAATCGCTGTGAAAATTCCAGTTCGCTCTCACCATCACGCCCGAATCGCCAATAATGCGGGCAATCTGTCTGCAGGAATCCAGGCAATGGCAGCCCAAACTCCGCGTTATAGGCTTTGCCGGTCATCGAAGCGGTGGCAACGGTTACGCCATGATAGGCGTTCAGGCGCGTTATGATCTTGCGTCGCTGCGATTGACCGTTGCGGCGGTGCAGCATCCATAGCATTTTAACAACAGAGTCGTTTGCTTCCGATCCGGAGTTGGTGAAATAGACCTTGCCATCGCTGAATGGCGACAGCTCCACGAGTTTTTCCGCCAGGGCAACAGTGGTGTCCGCCACGCGCCCGAAAAACGAGTGATAGCCCGGAAATTTGCGGGCCTGCTGGCACAAGGCGTCGATGATGCCCTGATGGTTGAAGCCGGCGACATTGTTCCAAAGGCCCGAATTTGCGTCGATATAGCTTTTGCCGTGCACGTCAAACACCCTGATGCCATCACCATGGGTAAGCACAACCGGTCCCTTTGAATTGAGTGTTCCGAAGTCAGTGAAGGGATGGAAAACACTTTCCATGTCCCGCTGCTCCCAGGTCTTTTCAATCTTGTGTCTCATCGCCGGATCTCCCGTTGTTTGTATTTGGTGCTACATGAAACACAATATTTCGTAAAGGGAAAGATCACGGGCGATGTGACCTGCATCACGAATGGCGCATTTTTCTAGAGATTTGAGCCGGGGACAGCGGTGATACGGTGTGGAAATCCAGGTTTGATTTCGTCCTGAACACGTCCGGCAACGACTGAAGGCCGGCCGCTTCAGGCGGTAGGGCCAGTCTTTTGATCAGTGCTGTAATGGTTGCCTCAGAGGCGCCATATACGCGTCGGATCCAGCACTGCGGAACGATTGACATACGGCAAGGGAGCCATTTTTCGATCCTTTTCCCCCGGCGGCCTTTGCTTCAGAATGACAATCAAGCTATCACGCCGGAACAGGGCTCTTTGTGCCCTGATGGCCCGCGCCAGTTGAAGGGATCCGATCCATGTCTGCCATTTTTGCCCGCCTCGTCGCCATCATCGGCGGCGTCATGATCCTGTTGCGCCGCTGGGGCGTCAGCGCCGAGGCCCCCGCCGTCGGCGGCGCGCCGATCATTCCGGAAGCCAAGGCGCAGGGCATCCCGACATTGAAGATGCCGACGGCGCGCGGCTGGAAGGACGGCCACACGCCCACCGCGGCTCCAGGCCTCAAGGTCAATGCCTTTGCCGCCGGTCTCAAGCATCCGCGCTGGATCCACGTACTGCCCAATGGCGACGTGCTCACCGCCGAGGCGCTGGGCGTTCCCGGCGGCCCGATCAGGACACCTTTCGATTACGCCATCTACTCGACCATGAAACGCGCCGCCGCCGTCGGCAACAGCCCCAACCGCATCACGCTGCTGCGCGACACCGATGGCGACGGCGTTGCCGAGACACAGCACGTCTTCATGGACAAGCTCAACCATCCCTTCGGCATGGCCATGCTCGACGGCACCTTTTATGTCGGCGCCACCGACGGCATCTCGTCCTATCCCTATGAGGAGGGCGCCATCCGCATTGATGCGCCGGGCAGGAAGCTCGTCGATTTCAAGCCGGCCGGCCATTGGACCCGCAGCCTGCTGCCAAGCCCCGACGGCTCGAAACTCTATTGCGGGGTCGGCTCGCTCTCCAACATCGGTGACAATGGCCTCGAGGCCGAGGAAGGCCGCGCCGCGATCTACGAGCTCGATATTGCCACCGGCGACAGCCGCATTTTCGCCGGCGGCTTGCGCAATCCGGTCGGCATGGCCTGGGAGCCGTCGACCGGATCGCTATGGACCGTGGTCAACGAGCGCGATGGCCTGGGCGACGAGACCCCGCCCGATTACCTGACCTCGGTCAAGGACGGCGGCTTTTACGGCTGGCCGTTCTGCTATTGGGGCCAGACGGTTGATGACCGCGTCGAGCAGGACCCGGCGCTGGTGGCGACCGCCATCCGTCCCGACTATGCGCTTGGCGGCCACACGGCCTCGCTCGGCCTCTGCTGGCTTCCCGCCGGCACCCTGCCCGGCTTCCCCGAGGGCATGGTTATCGGCCAGCACGGCTCCTGGAACCGCTCGACGCTAGCGGGCTACAAGGTCATCTTCGTGCCCTTCGAGAACGGCCGTCCTTCCGGTCCGCCGCGCGACATCCTCACCGGTTTCCTCGCTCCCGATGAAAAGGTCTCCTATGGCCGTCCTGTCGGCGTGACCCTCGGCCCCGACAACTCGCTTCTGGTCGCCGACGATGTCGGGGATGTCATCTGGCGCGTTACCGGTGCGGCCGGCCCTGCCGCAAACGCGCCGCCAACCGGCGACCGGTCATGACCTCTCGACAGGATCGGAGATGGCGAGGTTCAAAGGCCGCCATCTCCACCGACCGGTGATCTGGCTGTGCGCAGGCAGGTCCGGGGTCTGAAGCCATCAGCGTCCCAGGGAAACCGATCTGTGCTCCACCGGTCCGCTTCCCGCGCCCCGGTAAGCGGTCATTTCCATCTCGACCTTGAATTCGGGCATTCCGAGCGGGGAGCAGGTGATGGTGCGTTGCGGGTCGATACCGTTGAACCTTTCGCCGACATAGTCCATCACCGCGGGCACATCTGCAGGATTCGGGATGAAGATCTTCGAGATGA
Coding sequences within it:
- a CDS encoding P1 family peptidase, with the translated sequence MTGSHWIRDAGQFLGPICLTNTHSVGIAHHATVKWMITHYAEEFRQNHIWAMPVIAETYDGVLNDINAQYVTEGHVLEAISSAGTEPVAEGNSGGGTGMICYEFKGGTGTSSRVLHIDGSPFTIGVLVQANHGIRDWLTVLGEPVGSVMQDNRLMDRESGSIIVIVATDLPMRPDQLERLARRAAIGIGRSGTPGGNNSGDIFLAFSTANPQELPGCGAPFHTLEHVSDDHLDCVYLAAVEATDEAIINALVAAQDTPTFKPPGHICKAIDTGQLVRLLRSAGKCT
- a CDS encoding aspartate aminotransferase family protein gives rise to the protein MRHKIEKTWEQRDMESVFHPFTDFGTLNSKGPVVLTHGDGIRVFDVHGKSYIDANSGLWNNVAGFNHQGIIDALCQQARKFPGYHSFFGRVADTTVALAEKLVELSPFSDGKVYFTNSGSEANDSVVKMLWMLHRRNGQSQRRKIITRLNAYHGVTVATASMTGKAYNAEFGLPLPGFLQTDCPHYWRFGRDGESELEFSQRLARNLEELIIKEGADTIAGMFAEPVQGAGGVIPPSEGYFEEIRPILRKYKIPLIADEVICGFGRTGTMWGSVKYNMEPDAIVASKCITAGYFPMGAVILGKELSEELIRVSEEAEEFPHGFTAGGNPLGCAVALKSIEVIENEGLMENVVKVSPHFMQRLRKLGEHKYAGEARGVGLMGAVEIVADKKTKQALPSELQISERIANKALEKGLICRPLGAAIVLGPAFIITEKEIDEIFDILEETMVEVFSDVGL
- a CDS encoding PQQ-dependent sugar dehydrogenase, which gives rise to MSAIFARLVAIIGGVMILLRRWGVSAEAPAVGGAPIIPEAKAQGIPTLKMPTARGWKDGHTPTAAPGLKVNAFAAGLKHPRWIHVLPNGDVLTAEALGVPGGPIRTPFDYAIYSTMKRAAAVGNSPNRITLLRDTDGDGVAETQHVFMDKLNHPFGMAMLDGTFYVGATDGISSYPYEEGAIRIDAPGRKLVDFKPAGHWTRSLLPSPDGSKLYCGVGSLSNIGDNGLEAEEGRAAIYELDIATGDSRIFAGGLRNPVGMAWEPSTGSLWTVVNERDGLGDETPPDYLTSVKDGGFYGWPFCYWGQTVDDRVEQDPALVATAIRPDYALGGHTASLGLCWLPAGTLPGFPEGMVIGQHGSWNRSTLAGYKVIFVPFENGRPSGPPRDILTGFLAPDEKVSYGRPVGVTLGPDNSLLVADDVGDVIWRVTGAAGPAANAPPTGDRS